In Daucus carota subsp. sativus chromosome 4, DH1 v3.0, whole genome shotgun sequence, one DNA window encodes the following:
- the LOC108216290 gene encoding uncharacterized protein LOC108216290 isoform X1, translated as MATISQSFLIPSNPIQQTSNARKLRITYCLSFKETSNQDANVENWRDDLRIMFAAGGTGGHIYPAIAIADQLKIMDPKTQILFIGTPNGMESIAVPAAGYDFRTVPASPLARPIISLQNYFVFPFQLAKSVVLSFQELEKFDPDIVVGTGGYVSFPVCLAAALKGVNLVIQEQNSVPGIANWWLSFIANKVLVAFHSTVDSFVMKKKCVVCGNPVRLSLMQYVSRAVARMHFFPRAGHPDAKVLLVLGGSLGANAINIALLNLYYELLERKNIFIIWQTGVEAFDEMESLVKNHPNVILTAFLHSMDLAYAAADLIVSRAGAMTCCEILATGKPSILIPSPDVAEGHQFSNASLMADLAGSRIITEDELDSITLEAEISEILDNEYLMAEMSQRALQAAKPNACAEIAEQIIAQVKLSTAK; from the exons ATGGCCACCATCTCTCAATCATTTCTTATTCCCAGTAACCCAATTCAGCAAACTTCAAACGCCAG GAAATTAAGAATTACTTACTGTTTATCATTTAAAGAAACAAGTAATCAAGATGCCAATGTCGAAAATTGGAGAGATGATCTCAGGATTATGTTTGCTGCTGGTGGAACTGGTGGTCATATTTATCCAGCAATTGCTATTGCAGATCAACTCAAGATTATGGACCCTAAAACACAGATTCTTTTTATCGGAACCCCGAATGGAATGGAGAGCATTGCTGTCCCGGCTGCTGGCTACGATTTTAGAACTGTTCCAGCTTCCCCATTAGCCCGTCCCATAATTTCGCTTCAAAATTATTTTGTCTTTCCCTTTCAACTAGCGAAATCTGTGGTATTAAGTTTTCAGGAATTGGAAAAGTTTGATCCTGATATTGTTGTTGGGACTGGTGGGTATGTGTCGTTTCCTGTTTGCTTAGCTGCTGCGCTAAAAGGAGTGAACTTGGTTATTCAAGAGCAGAATTCAGTGCCTGGGATTGCAAATTGGTGGTTGTCGTTTATTGCAAATAAGGTGCTGGTTGCATTTCATTCGACAGTTGATAGTTTTGTGATGAAGAAAAAGTGTGTGGTGTGTGGGAATCCTGTAAGGTTGTCGTTGATGCAATATGTCTCCAGAGCTGTTGCAAGAATGCATTTCTTTCCTAGGGCAGGGCATCCGGATGCTAAAGTTTTGCTGGTTCTTGGAGGGTCCTTAGGCGCAAATGCAATAAATATTGCACTCTTGAACTTGTACTATGAGTTGCTTGAgagaaagaatatttttatcatttggCAGACTGGTGTTGAAGCATTTGACGAGATGGAAAGTCTAGTGAAAAATCATCCAAATGTGATTCTAACAGC GTTCTTGCATTCTATGGATCTGGCATATGCTGCTGCAGATCTTATTGTTTCAAGGGCTGGGGCAATGACTTGCTGTGAGATCTTGGCCACTGGAAAGCCTTCCATTCTG ATACCATCACCAGATGTGGCAGAAGGCCATCAATTCAGTAATGCTTCTTTAATGGCAGACTTAGCTGGGTCACGGATTATAACTGAAGATGAGCTTGATTCAATTACACTTGAAGCAGAAATTTCAGAAATCTTAG ATAATGAGTATTTAATGGCTGAAATGTCTCAGAGGGCTCTGCAGGCAGCCAAGCCCAATGCTTGTGCTGAAATTGCAGAACAGATCATTGCTCAAGTTAAATTATCGACAGCAAAGTAA
- the LOC108215889 gene encoding uncharacterized protein LOC108215889 isoform X1: protein MAENNRYRKPKNQRIIDTDPTPLKLPSIIQSTRCKSTISSLLLSSPPESTTPKKKNFTSATFRGLGCAASAQVSVPEVIRTSANWEAKKLRKKDKSLKEKKNKGPFHAVAMVHGNSSASSSTSVVDPDGWCGPGLGFVTEAATSVDCVGSTRPVSGRGKVDGERMNHREQRTFFGVRRMVNPDAISFSDTEPEFGMSRPQLDIFNSRHHRHVRNRSPEGLAEIVMLQSSMLMGGRSDGLDRYRDLRLDVDHMSYEELLDLGDRIGYVSTGLREDEIIRSLRKTKLSPLDELSSDIPTELKCSICQEEYTADDEMGKLDCGHTYHIQCIQNWLVKKNACPICKTAVAS, encoded by the exons ATGGCAGAAAACAACAGATACAGAAAACCCAAGAACCAACGCATTATAGATACAGATCCAACCCCATTGAAGCTCCCTTCAATCATTCAATCCACAAGGTGCAAGTCCACCATTTCTTCTCTCCTTCTATCAAGCCCACCAGAAAGTACTACACCCAAGAAAAAGAATTTCACATCTGCAACATTCAGAGGACTGGGATGTGCTGCATCAGCACAAGTATCAGTGCCTGAAGTGATCAGAACATCAGCAAATTGGGAGGCAAAGAAACTGAGAAAGAAGGACAAGagcttaaaagaaaagaaaaataaagggCCTTTTCATGCTGTGGCAATGGTGCATGGCAACTCATCAGCTTCTTCATCAACCTCTGTGGTTGATCCTGATGGTTGGTGTGGGCCTGGGCTTGGGTTTGTCACTGAGGCTGCAACTTCTGTTGATTGTGTTGGGTCAACAAGGCCTGTTTCTGGCAGAGGGAAAGTTGACGGTGAGAGGATGAATCATAGAGAG CAGCGAACTTTCTTTGGTGTTAGAAGAATGGTAAATCCTGATGCCATATCATTTTCTGACACTGAGCCTGAATTCGGCATGTCAAGACCACAGTTGGATATATTTAATTCTCGCCATCATCGTCATGTTCGAAATCGCTCCCCAGAAGGGCTTGCAGAG ATTGTCATGCTTCAAAGTAGTATGCTGATGGGAGGAAGGTCTGATGGACTTGACCGATACAGAGACTTGAGACTTGATGTCGATCACATGTCATATGAG GAATTGCTCGACCTTGGTGACAGAATTGGGTATGTTAGTACTGGACTAAGAGAAGATGAGATAATTCGCTCTCTCAGGAAAACTAAGCTTTCCCCTTTGGATGAGTTGTCATCAGATATACCCACAGAGTTGAAGTGCAGCATTTGTCAG GAGGAATACACAGCAGACGACGAGATGGGAAAGCTGGACTGTGGACACACATATCATATTCAATGCATTCAGAATTGGCTTGTTAAGAAAAATGCGTGTCCCATTTGTAAAACTGCAGTTGCATCTTAA
- the LOC108216355 gene encoding disease resistance protein RPP13-like: MVDATVSFAIGKLDDFLTHGINTRRGVKDGIRWLKDELAYLQSSVRDAEAKQELSYLIRQWIENIKEVANDAVILLERFSALQEEHSDQEAGVLDRMRSLICMCKKESNFYSIGKEIQSLKGRVIEIKNRRDEYGLNNVLGTPIVQQRKRTLLRATSFGNLVDVVGLEDDFKTLLAQLLSEDSSLNLISIYGMGGLGKTTLASKLYHSSELSHFQSRAWVCVSQEYDIKDVLNKIIKSFQGQEFDMLKMDEVDLLRHLRKILQDSNRYLAVIDDIWDVEAWEKIKIAFPDKKNGSRVIVTTRNKKVAERVDDRCFVHELRFMREDESWQLFCKRAKPTRDLEKLGMEMVNRCQGLPLAIVVLSGILLHKTSREDWSKVKDYIWRQLKNDSVEIQDILNLSYSDLSFQMQQCFLYLARFPEDHVIQVNKLKLLWIAEEFITEAEEGDGIAMEDVAEDYLNELVNRSIIQITTLSFNGEVLQCRVHDLVHDLSIQKAAEQKLLGIFDSSKQHTSSIDVLHRQPRHAIYNGIREYLKLLGPSTDNLKLRSLALINQSSRILNIEEMKMIYTRFKYVRVLDLTNVKSEGIPAEIGNLVLLKFLGLTRGSTYKKVLVIPPTIGKLKKLQTLCGSRWIPCEYEFPREIRELKELRHLHFSQGLLRWRLNIGKHQTKIQTLRTIGYEDWIQIDSTNLPNLHTLGIRVDSAEGNAYSLDSVANLGSLQIFILEFRSNILPTIKPLSLCKRLKKVYLYGKIRVTLELLFLPDSVTNLSLHSTEFTEDPMPTLGSISNLTVLELYGVYMGKKMVCGHDAFPSLQFLKVKDLPNLEEWQVDDGAMPSLKGFQIEACEKLKMIPSRITCVPPIPVTYAYKIVSAVKETRQR; encoded by the coding sequence AGAACATTCTGATCAGGAAGCAGGTGTTCTAGACCGTATGCGGAGCTTAATCTGCATGTGCAAGAAAGAATCCAATTTTTATAGTATCGGAAAAGAGATCCAGTCACTCAAGGGAAGAGTTATTGAGATCAAGAACAGACGAGATGAGTACGGCCTTAACAACGTCTTAGGCACTCCAATAGTGCAGCAGAGAAAGAGAACATTACTAAGAGCAACCTCCTTTGGAAACCTGGTGGATGTGGTTGGTTTAGAGGATGATTTCAAGACTTTGTTGGCTCAACTTCTAAGTGAGGACTCCTCTCTCAACTTGATTTCAATATACGGAATGGGGGGTTTGGGCAAGACCACACTTGCCAGCAAGTTGTACCACTCTAGCGAGTTAAGCCATTTTCAGAGTCGTGCTTGGGTTTGTGTCTCCCAGGAATATGATATCAAAGATGTTTTGAATAAGATAATAAAATCTTTTCAAGGACAAGAATTTGATATGTTGAAGATGGATGAGGTTGATTTGCTTCGACACCTAAGAAAGATACTGCAAGATAGTAACCGCTATCTAGCTGTGATTGATGATATATGGGATGTAGAGGCTtgggaaaaaattaaaatagctTTTCCGGATAAGAAGAATGGCAGTAGAGTCATTGTAACCACACGAAATAAAAAAGTTGCTGAAAGAGTAGATGACCGATGTTTTGTCCATGAACTCCGTTTTATGAGAGAAGATGAGAGCTGGCAGTTGTTTTGTAAGAGAGCAAAACCAACAAGGGATTTAGAGAAGTTAGGCATGGAGATGGTTAATAGATGTCAAGGCTTACCACTTGCAATTGTGGTACTGAGTGGAATACTATTGCACAAGACGAGTCGCGAGGATTGGTCAAAAGTGAAGGACTACATTTGGAGACAGTTAAAGAATGACTCTGTAGAGATTCAAGATATACTAAACTTGAGTTACAGTGATTTATCTTTCCAGATGCAACAGTGTTTTTTATACCTTGCAAGGTTCCCAGAAGACCATGTTATTCAAGTTAACAAGCTGAAGTTGTTATGGATTGCCGAGGAATTCATAACAGAGGCTGAAGAAGGAGATGGAATAGCCATGGAGGATGTGGCAGAGGATTATCTGAATGAGCTAGTTAATCGCAGTATTATTCAGATCACAACATTGTCATTCAATGGAGAAGTTCTGCAATGCCGTGTCCATGATCTTGTACATGATCTTTCCATACAGAAGGCCGCAGAGCAGAAATTGTTGGGAATTTTTGATTCAAGTAAACAACATACAAGTTCCATCGATGTGCTGCACAGACAACCACGACATGCCATTTACAATGGAATCCGTGAGTACTTGAAATTACTGGGGCCAAGCACTGACAATTTAAAGTTGCGTTCATTAGCATTAATTAATCAAAGTAGCagaattttaaatattgaaGAAATGAAGATGATTTACACCAGATTTAAATATGTCAGAGTGCTGGATTTGACCAATGTAAAATCAGAGGGGATACCAGCAGAAATCGGAAATTTGGTTCTGCTAAAGTTCTTAGGCTTAACACGCGGTAGTACTTACAAAAAAGTTTTGGTAATTCCACCAACTATAGGCAAGCTGAAAAAGTTACAAACTCTGTGTGGTTCGAGATGGATTCCATGTGAATATGAATTTCCTAGGGAGATACGCGAACTCAAAGAGTTGAGGCATCTGCACTTCTCCCAGGGACTACTTAGATGGAGATTGAATATTGGTAAGCACCAAACAAAGATCCAGACTTTACGTACTATAGGGTATGAAGATTGGATCCAGATAGATAGTACTAATTTGCCCAACCTTCATACACTGGGTATACGAGTTGATTCAGCAGAAGGAAATGCATACTCTTTGGACTCTGTGGCTAATTTAGGAAGTCTCCAAATTTTTATTCTTGAATTTCGCAGTAATATTCTTCCCACAATAAAACCACTATCACTTTGCAAACGTCTCAAGAAGGTGTACTTGTATGGTAAGATAAGAGTTACACTGGAATTATTGTTTTTGCCGGATTCAGTCACAAATTTATCACTTCACAGTACCGAGTTCACAGAGGATCCGATGCCTACTTTGGGAAGTATCTCAAATCTTACTGTCCTTGAATTGTATGGTGTGTACATGGGGAAGAAAATGGTATGCGGACATGATGCATTTCCAAGTCTTCAATTTCTGAAAGTTAAAGACCTCCCCAACCTCGAAGAATGGCAGGTTGACGATGGCGCTATGCCTTCCCTTAAAGGTTTTCAGATAGAAGCTTGTGAAAAGTTGAAGATGATTCCGTCACGAATAACATGTGTTCCTCCTATACCTGTTACATATGCATATAAGATAGTTTCTGCTGTAAAGGAAACCAGGCAACGGTAG
- the LOC108216290 gene encoding uncharacterized protein LOC108216290 isoform X3 has product MDPKTQILFIGTPNGMESIAVPAAGYDFRTVPASPLARPIISLQNYFVFPFQLAKSVVLSFQELEKFDPDIVVGTGGYVSFPVCLAAALKGVNLVIQEQNSVPGIANWWLSFIANKVLVAFHSTVDSFVMKKKCVVCGNPVRLSLMQYVSRAVARMHFFPRAGHPDAKVLLVLGGSLGANAINIALLNLYYELLERKNIFIIWQTGVEAFDEMESLVKNHPNVILTAFLHSMDLAYAAADLIVSRAGAMTCCEILATGKPSILIPSPDVAEGHQFSNASLMADLAGSRIITEDELDSITLEAEISEILDNEYLMAEMSQRALQAAKPNACAEIAEQIIAQVKLSTAK; this is encoded by the exons ATGGACCCTAAAACACAGATTCTTTTTATCGGAACCCCGAATGGAATGGAGAGCATTGCTGTCCCGGCTGCTGGCTACGATTTTAGAACTGTTCCAGCTTCCCCATTAGCCCGTCCCATAATTTCGCTTCAAAATTATTTTGTCTTTCCCTTTCAACTAGCGAAATCTGTGGTATTAAGTTTTCAGGAATTGGAAAAGTTTGATCCTGATATTGTTGTTGGGACTGGTGGGTATGTGTCGTTTCCTGTTTGCTTAGCTGCTGCGCTAAAAGGAGTGAACTTGGTTATTCAAGAGCAGAATTCAGTGCCTGGGATTGCAAATTGGTGGTTGTCGTTTATTGCAAATAAGGTGCTGGTTGCATTTCATTCGACAGTTGATAGTTTTGTGATGAAGAAAAAGTGTGTGGTGTGTGGGAATCCTGTAAGGTTGTCGTTGATGCAATATGTCTCCAGAGCTGTTGCAAGAATGCATTTCTTTCCTAGGGCAGGGCATCCGGATGCTAAAGTTTTGCTGGTTCTTGGAGGGTCCTTAGGCGCAAATGCAATAAATATTGCACTCTTGAACTTGTACTATGAGTTGCTTGAgagaaagaatatttttatcatttggCAGACTGGTGTTGAAGCATTTGACGAGATGGAAAGTCTAGTGAAAAATCATCCAAATGTGATTCTAACAGC GTTCTTGCATTCTATGGATCTGGCATATGCTGCTGCAGATCTTATTGTTTCAAGGGCTGGGGCAATGACTTGCTGTGAGATCTTGGCCACTGGAAAGCCTTCCATTCTG ATACCATCACCAGATGTGGCAGAAGGCCATCAATTCAGTAATGCTTCTTTAATGGCAGACTTAGCTGGGTCACGGATTATAACTGAAGATGAGCTTGATTCAATTACACTTGAAGCAGAAATTTCAGAAATCTTAG ATAATGAGTATTTAATGGCTGAAATGTCTCAGAGGGCTCTGCAGGCAGCCAAGCCCAATGCTTGTGCTGAAATTGCAGAACAGATCATTGCTCAAGTTAAATTATCGACAGCAAAGTAA
- the LOC108216290 gene encoding uncharacterized protein LOC108216290 isoform X2: MFAAGGTGGHIYPAIAIADQLKIMDPKTQILFIGTPNGMESIAVPAAGYDFRTVPASPLARPIISLQNYFVFPFQLAKSVVLSFQELEKFDPDIVVGTGGYVSFPVCLAAALKGVNLVIQEQNSVPGIANWWLSFIANKVLVAFHSTVDSFVMKKKCVVCGNPVRLSLMQYVSRAVARMHFFPRAGHPDAKVLLVLGGSLGANAINIALLNLYYELLERKNIFIIWQTGVEAFDEMESLVKNHPNVILTAFLHSMDLAYAAADLIVSRAGAMTCCEILATGKPSILIPSPDVAEGHQFSNASLMADLAGSRIITEDELDSITLEAEISEILDNEYLMAEMSQRALQAAKPNACAEIAEQIIAQVKLSTAK; encoded by the exons ATGTTTGCTGCTGGTGGAACTGGTGGTCATATTTATCCAGCAATTGCTATTGCAGATCAACTCAAGATTATGGACCCTAAAACACAGATTCTTTTTATCGGAACCCCGAATGGAATGGAGAGCATTGCTGTCCCGGCTGCTGGCTACGATTTTAGAACTGTTCCAGCTTCCCCATTAGCCCGTCCCATAATTTCGCTTCAAAATTATTTTGTCTTTCCCTTTCAACTAGCGAAATCTGTGGTATTAAGTTTTCAGGAATTGGAAAAGTTTGATCCTGATATTGTTGTTGGGACTGGTGGGTATGTGTCGTTTCCTGTTTGCTTAGCTGCTGCGCTAAAAGGAGTGAACTTGGTTATTCAAGAGCAGAATTCAGTGCCTGGGATTGCAAATTGGTGGTTGTCGTTTATTGCAAATAAGGTGCTGGTTGCATTTCATTCGACAGTTGATAGTTTTGTGATGAAGAAAAAGTGTGTGGTGTGTGGGAATCCTGTAAGGTTGTCGTTGATGCAATATGTCTCCAGAGCTGTTGCAAGAATGCATTTCTTTCCTAGGGCAGGGCATCCGGATGCTAAAGTTTTGCTGGTTCTTGGAGGGTCCTTAGGCGCAAATGCAATAAATATTGCACTCTTGAACTTGTACTATGAGTTGCTTGAgagaaagaatatttttatcatttggCAGACTGGTGTTGAAGCATTTGACGAGATGGAAAGTCTAGTGAAAAATCATCCAAATGTGATTCTAACAGC GTTCTTGCATTCTATGGATCTGGCATATGCTGCTGCAGATCTTATTGTTTCAAGGGCTGGGGCAATGACTTGCTGTGAGATCTTGGCCACTGGAAAGCCTTCCATTCTG ATACCATCACCAGATGTGGCAGAAGGCCATCAATTCAGTAATGCTTCTTTAATGGCAGACTTAGCTGGGTCACGGATTATAACTGAAGATGAGCTTGATTCAATTACACTTGAAGCAGAAATTTCAGAAATCTTAG ATAATGAGTATTTAATGGCTGAAATGTCTCAGAGGGCTCTGCAGGCAGCCAAGCCCAATGCTTGTGCTGAAATTGCAGAACAGATCATTGCTCAAGTTAAATTATCGACAGCAAAGTAA
- the LOC108215889 gene encoding uncharacterized protein LOC108215889 isoform X2: protein MAENNRYRKPKNQRIIDTDPTPLKLPSIIQSTRCKSTISSLLLSSPPESTTPKKKNFTSATFRGLGCAASAQVSVPEVIRTSANWEAKKLRKKDKSLKEKKNKGPFHAVAMVHGNSSASSSTSVVDPDGWCGPGLGFVTEAATSVDCVGSTRPVSGRGKVDGERMNHRERTFFGVRRMVNPDAISFSDTEPEFGMSRPQLDIFNSRHHRHVRNRSPEGLAEIVMLQSSMLMGGRSDGLDRYRDLRLDVDHMSYEELLDLGDRIGYVSTGLREDEIIRSLRKTKLSPLDELSSDIPTELKCSICQEEYTADDEMGKLDCGHTYHIQCIQNWLVKKNACPICKTAVAS from the exons ATGGCAGAAAACAACAGATACAGAAAACCCAAGAACCAACGCATTATAGATACAGATCCAACCCCATTGAAGCTCCCTTCAATCATTCAATCCACAAGGTGCAAGTCCACCATTTCTTCTCTCCTTCTATCAAGCCCACCAGAAAGTACTACACCCAAGAAAAAGAATTTCACATCTGCAACATTCAGAGGACTGGGATGTGCTGCATCAGCACAAGTATCAGTGCCTGAAGTGATCAGAACATCAGCAAATTGGGAGGCAAAGAAACTGAGAAAGAAGGACAAGagcttaaaagaaaagaaaaataaagggCCTTTTCATGCTGTGGCAATGGTGCATGGCAACTCATCAGCTTCTTCATCAACCTCTGTGGTTGATCCTGATGGTTGGTGTGGGCCTGGGCTTGGGTTTGTCACTGAGGCTGCAACTTCTGTTGATTGTGTTGGGTCAACAAGGCCTGTTTCTGGCAGAGGGAAAGTTGACGGTGAGAGGATGAATCATAGAGAG CGAACTTTCTTTGGTGTTAGAAGAATGGTAAATCCTGATGCCATATCATTTTCTGACACTGAGCCTGAATTCGGCATGTCAAGACCACAGTTGGATATATTTAATTCTCGCCATCATCGTCATGTTCGAAATCGCTCCCCAGAAGGGCTTGCAGAG ATTGTCATGCTTCAAAGTAGTATGCTGATGGGAGGAAGGTCTGATGGACTTGACCGATACAGAGACTTGAGACTTGATGTCGATCACATGTCATATGAG GAATTGCTCGACCTTGGTGACAGAATTGGGTATGTTAGTACTGGACTAAGAGAAGATGAGATAATTCGCTCTCTCAGGAAAACTAAGCTTTCCCCTTTGGATGAGTTGTCATCAGATATACCCACAGAGTTGAAGTGCAGCATTTGTCAG GAGGAATACACAGCAGACGACGAGATGGGAAAGCTGGACTGTGGACACACATATCATATTCAATGCATTCAGAATTGGCTTGTTAAGAAAAATGCGTGTCCCATTTGTAAAACTGCAGTTGCATCTTAA